One part of the Caproiciproducens sp. CPB-2 genome encodes these proteins:
- a CDS encoding DUF4364 family protein, which yields MDFDAFTGGIEPGGLRSKNEIRILICYLLSSLDAPLSKSDIVNIIQDNGLANYFEVTDALAELIEKGNIIVSGEKDELCSASGTARMIAKQLDRALPHVVRDKAVAAAINLLARTKRERENKVEITKTERGYNVVCHISGGDMDLMNFTLHVPDLYQANMVKHNFHQSPENVYRMLLALVTGNSEMAADILKDHTAALK from the coding sequence ATGGATTTTGACGCTTTTACCGGAGGGATCGAGCCGGGTGGACTCCGCAGCAAGAACGAGATACGCATTTTAATTTGCTATCTGCTGTCAAGCCTGGATGCACCGCTTTCAAAAAGCGATATTGTAAATATCATTCAGGACAACGGACTGGCAAACTATTTTGAAGTCACCGACGCGCTGGCGGAGCTGATCGAAAAGGGGAATATCATTGTCAGCGGAGAAAAGGACGAGCTCTGCTCGGCGAGCGGCACCGCCCGGATGATCGCCAAACAGCTGGACAGGGCACTCCCCCACGTTGTACGGGACAAAGCGGTCGCGGCCGCGATCAACCTGCTGGCCAGGACAAAGCGCGAACGGGAAAACAAGGTGGAAATTACAAAAACCGAACGCGGCTACAACGTCGTCTGCCATATTTCCGGCGGCGATATGGATCTGATGAACTTTACCCTGCATGTCCCGGATCTGTATCAGGCCAACATGGTAAAGCACAACTTTCACCAGTCGCCGGAAAACGTCTACCGGATGCTGCTGGCGCTGGTGACCGGAAACAGCGAAATGGCCGCCGATATTTTGAAGGACCACACGGCGGCGCTCAAATAA
- a CDS encoding DNA gyrase/topoisomerase IV subunit B, translating into MTKKTEYGNESISSLKGADRVRRRPAVIFGSDGIEGCEHSIFEILSNSIDEAREGYGKQITITRFSDNSVQVEDHGRGCPVDYNQKEQRFNWELAFCELYAGGKYNNDSDESYEYSLGLNGLGLCSTQYASEYMDVEVRRDGFRYTLHFEHGENIGGLKKETYNKKDTGSIIRWKPDLQVFTDINVPVEYYLDVLRRQAIVNDGISFLFRNQTASGFEETQMLYQQGIVDHVKEIAGEDALTPVQFWQAERKVRDRADKPLYKTKINVAVAFSNRNKLIEYYHNSSWLEHGGAPDKAVRNAFVYQIDAYLKQTGKYNKNESKVTFADVEDCLVLIISSFSNRTSYENQTKKAITNKGIQEAMTEMLRHQLEVYFIENPADADKIAAQVLINKRSREDAEKTRLNIKKKLTSNMDITNRVAKFVDCRSRDVSEREIFIVEGDSALGACKQARDPNFQAIMPIRGKILNCLKADYDKIFKNDIITDLIKVLGCGVEVKSKANKDLSSFDLSLLRWNKIILCTDADVDGFQIRTLLLTMLYRLTPTLIEEGKVFIAESPLFEIAAKDNTYFAYTEREKDEVLKKLSGKKFTIQRSKGLGENEPDMMNLTTMNPATRRLIKVMPTDAARTSAMFDLLLGDNLSGRKDYIAENGYSYIDSADVS; encoded by the coding sequence ATGACTAAGAAAACGGAATATGGAAACGAGAGTATTTCCTCCCTGAAAGGCGCGGACCGCGTGCGGCGGCGCCCTGCTGTCATTTTCGGATCGGACGGCATAGAGGGCTGCGAGCATTCCATCTTTGAAATACTGTCCAATTCCATCGATGAGGCGCGCGAAGGCTACGGCAAACAGATCACCATCACGCGTTTCAGCGACAATTCGGTTCAGGTAGAGGACCACGGCCGCGGCTGCCCGGTCGATTATAACCAGAAGGAGCAGCGCTTTAACTGGGAGCTTGCGTTCTGCGAGCTTTACGCCGGCGGAAAATACAACAATGATTCGGACGAAAGCTACGAGTACTCCCTCGGCCTGAACGGCCTTGGGCTTTGTTCCACACAGTACGCTTCGGAATATATGGATGTGGAGGTCCGCCGCGACGGGTTCCGCTACACCCTGCACTTTGAGCACGGGGAAAATATCGGCGGGCTGAAAAAAGAGACATACAATAAAAAGGATACCGGTTCCATCATCCGGTGGAAGCCGGACCTGCAGGTATTCACCGACATCAATGTGCCGGTGGAGTATTATCTGGACGTGCTCCGGCGTCAGGCGATCGTCAACGACGGCATCAGCTTTTTGTTCCGCAACCAGACCGCTTCCGGTTTTGAAGAGACCCAAATGCTGTATCAGCAGGGGATCGTGGACCACGTCAAGGAAATAGCGGGGGAGGACGCTCTTACTCCCGTCCAGTTCTGGCAGGCGGAGCGCAAGGTGCGCGACCGCGCGGACAAGCCCCTGTATAAAACGAAAATCAATGTGGCGGTGGCGTTTTCCAACCGGAACAAGCTGATCGAATATTACCACAACTCCAGCTGGCTGGAGCATGGCGGCGCGCCCGACAAGGCGGTGCGAAACGCGTTTGTCTATCAGATCGACGCTTATCTGAAGCAGACGGGAAAGTACAACAAAAACGAAAGCAAAGTCACTTTTGCAGACGTCGAGGATTGCCTTGTGCTGATTATTTCCTCGTTCTCCAACCGGACTTCCTATGAAAATCAGACCAAAAAGGCGATTACCAATAAAGGCATCCAGGAAGCGATGACGGAGATGCTCCGCCATCAGCTTGAGGTGTATTTCATCGAAAATCCCGCCGACGCGGACAAAATCGCCGCGCAGGTGCTCATCAACAAGCGCAGCCGCGAGGACGCGGAGAAAACCCGCCTGAACATTAAGAAAAAGCTCACCAGCAATATGGACATCACGAACCGCGTCGCCAAGTTCGTGGACTGCCGCAGCCGCGACGTGAGCGAGCGGGAAATCTTTATTGTGGAAGGAGATTCCGCCCTCGGCGCGTGCAAACAGGCGCGCGACCCGAATTTTCAGGCCATTATGCCGATCCGCGGCAAAATCCTGAACTGCCTGAAAGCCGACTACGACAAGATTTTCAAGAACGATATCATTACCGACCTGATCAAGGTGCTGGGCTGCGGCGTCGAGGTAAAGTCGAAGGCAAACAAGGATTTGTCCTCTTTCGACCTGTCCCTTCTTCGCTGGAATAAAATTATCCTCTGCACCGATGCCGACGTGGACGGTTTTCAGATCCGGACCTTGCTTCTGACCATGCTGTACCGCCTGACCCCTACGCTGATCGAAGAAGGGAAGGTCTTTATCGCCGAATCCCCGCTTTTTGAGATCGCGGCGAAGGACAATACTTATTTTGCCTATACCGAACGGGAAAAGGACGAAGTGCTGAAAAAGCTGAGCGGAAAAAAGTTTACGATCCAGCGGTCCAAAGGATTGGGTGAAAATGAGCCGGACATGATGAACCTGACTACGATGAACCCGGCGACGCGCCGCTTGATCAAGGTGATGCCCACGGACGCGGCAAGGACCAGCGCAATGTTTGACCTTCTGCTCGGCGACAATCTGAGCGGCCGGAAGGATTATATCGCGGAAAACGGATACAGCTATATTGATTCAGCGGATGTAAGCTAA
- a CDS encoding DUF2508 family protein codes for MESVLKLVQRTDCAAVQENDDKKQILEEIKEVCRLIACNDCWFELECDENLIDACIYQREELHSRYKYLLNLAKQRGISCPPFKCKEMGV; via the coding sequence ATGGAATCTGTTTTAAAACTGGTGCAGCGCACGGATTGCGCAGCTGTTCAGGAAAATGATGATAAAAAGCAAATCCTGGAAGAAATCAAGGAAGTCTGTCGTCTGATCGCCTGCAACGACTGCTGGTTCGAACTGGAATGTGACGAAAATTTGATAGACGCCTGTATTTATCAGCGCGAAGAACTCCATTCCCGTTACAAATATCTGCTGAACCTGGCAAAACAGCGGGGGATCAGCTGTCCTCCTTTCAAATGCAAGGAAATGGGGGTGTGA
- a CDS encoding DNA gyrase/topoisomerase IV subunit A, with the protein MPKKRTEQSAPPPRGHGVIEGAGAVVEQQITDTLEKNYMPYAMSVIMSRAIPEIDGFKPSHRKLLYTMYKMGLLGSARTKSANIVGQTMKLNPHGDAAIYDTMVRLSRGYEALLHPYVDSKGNFGKFYSRDMAWAASRYTEARLDDICQELFRDIDKDTVDFVDNYDNTLKEPTLLPATFPSVLVNANTGIAVGMASSICPFNLSEVCQTAAALMRDPEHDVASTLLAPDFPGGGQLVYDRAAMEEIYRTGRGGVRIRSRYAYDKSANCIDVTQIPPTTTVEAIVEKVVDLVKQGRLKDISDIRDETGLDGLKITIDLKRGVEPDRLMQRLFKMTPLEDSFSCNFNVLVGGIPRVLGVRELLEEWTAFRVECVRRRTFYDLAKKKDKLHLLKGLQAILLDIDRAVAIVRRTEEESEVVPNLMIGFGIDETQAEFVAEIKLRHLNREYILKRTEEIGQLEKEIAELQSVLDSKSKVKSIIISELDAVAKKYGQPRKTMMIYQNEIEEYSAEEEVADYPVNLFFTRDGYFKKITPLSLRMSGEQKLKEDDEVVQHIEDSNTADLLFFTDRCQVYKAKANDFGDTKASVLGEYIPAKLGMDEGENALYMAVTHDYDGYMLFFFENGKAAKVDMSAYATKTNRRKLLNAYCDKSPAVRIAYVKEDCDFMLTSLQGRILLVHTGAVPSKSTRSTQGVAVMTLRKGSRLLRAEPYSEGMLVNPNRYRKNIPASGSLPTAEETAGEQLKL; encoded by the coding sequence ATGCCAAAAAAGAGAACGGAGCAGTCGGCGCCGCCGCCGCGCGGGCACGGCGTCATTGAGGGCGCGGGCGCGGTTGTGGAGCAGCAGATCACCGATACGCTTGAAAAAAATTACATGCCTTACGCCATGAGCGTGATTATGTCCCGGGCTATTCCCGAGATCGACGGCTTTAAGCCGTCCCACCGCAAGCTTTTATATACCATGTACAAAATGGGGCTTCTTGGCTCCGCGCGCACCAAAAGCGCGAACATCGTAGGCCAGACCATGAAGCTGAATCCCCACGGCGACGCCGCCATTTACGATACCATGGTGCGCCTGAGCCGCGGCTACGAGGCGCTTCTGCATCCCTATGTGGATTCCAAGGGCAACTTCGGAAAGTTCTATTCCCGCGATATGGCCTGGGCGGCTTCCCGTTACACGGAAGCGCGTCTGGACGACATCTGTCAGGAACTTTTCCGGGATATCGATAAGGATACCGTCGATTTTGTAGACAATTACGATAATACTTTAAAGGAACCGACCCTGCTGCCAGCTACGTTCCCGTCCGTGCTGGTCAACGCGAACACGGGCATCGCGGTCGGAATGGCGAGCTCCATCTGTCCCTTCAACCTGAGCGAGGTGTGCCAGACCGCCGCCGCTCTGATGCGCGACCCGGAGCACGACGTTGCTTCCACCTTGCTGGCACCCGACTTCCCGGGCGGCGGCCAGCTGGTTTACGACCGGGCCGCGATGGAGGAAATCTACCGCACCGGACGCGGCGGCGTGCGCATCCGCTCGCGCTATGCCTATGATAAGAGCGCGAACTGTATTGACGTTACCCAGATCCCTCCCACCACGACGGTGGAAGCCATTGTCGAGAAGGTCGTCGATCTGGTCAAGCAGGGAAGGCTCAAGGATATTTCCGATATCCGCGACGAAACGGGTCTGGACGGCTTAAAGATCACCATCGATCTGAAGCGCGGCGTGGAGCCGGACAGGCTGATGCAGCGCCTGTTTAAGATGACTCCGCTGGAAGACAGCTTTTCCTGTAATTTCAATGTTCTTGTAGGCGGCATTCCGCGCGTGCTGGGCGTCCGGGAGCTGCTGGAAGAATGGACCGCGTTCCGCGTCGAATGCGTCCGCCGCCGCACCTTCTACGATCTTGCGAAAAAGAAGGACAAGCTGCATCTGCTCAAGGGCCTTCAGGCTATTTTGCTCGATATCGACAGGGCGGTCGCCATTGTCCGCCGTACGGAGGAAGAGAGCGAGGTCGTGCCGAACCTGATGATCGGCTTCGGCATCGACGAGACGCAGGCGGAATTCGTCGCGGAAATCAAGCTGCGCCACCTGAACCGCGAGTATATTCTGAAGCGCACCGAGGAAATCGGCCAGCTGGAAAAAGAGATTGCCGAGCTGCAGTCCGTGCTGGACAGCAAATCCAAGGTAAAAAGCATTATTATTTCGGAGCTGGACGCCGTGGCGAAAAAATACGGCCAGCCCCGTAAAACCATGATGATTTATCAGAACGAGATCGAGGAGTATTCGGCGGAGGAGGAAGTGGCGGATTACCCGGTGAACCTGTTCTTTACGCGGGACGGCTACTTCAAGAAAATCACCCCGCTTTCCCTGCGCATGAGCGGGGAGCAGAAGCTCAAGGAGGACGACGAGGTCGTACAGCATATCGAGGACAGCAACACCGCCGACCTGCTGTTTTTTACCGACCGGTGTCAGGTCTATAAAGCGAAGGCCAACGATTTTGGCGACACCAAGGCGAGCGTTTTGGGAGAGTACATCCCCGCGAAGCTGGGGATGGACGAGGGCGAGAACGCTCTCTATATGGCGGTTACCCACGACTATGACGGCTATATGCTTTTCTTTTTCGAAAACGGCAAAGCCGCAAAGGTCGACATGTCCGCCTATGCCACAAAAACGAACCGCCGCAAGCTTTTAAATGCCTACTGCGACAAATCCCCGGCCGTGCGGATTGCGTATGTAAAAGAGGACTGCGACTTTATGCTGACGTCGCTTCAGGGCCGGATTCTTCTGGTTCATACCGGCGCGGTTCCCAGCAAGTCCACGCGCAGCACGCAGGGCGTCGCCGTCATGACGCTCCGCAAAGGCAGCAGGCTGCTTCGTGCGGAGCCGTACAGCGAAGGGATGCTGGTCAACCCGAACCGCTACCGCAAAAACATTCCGGCTTCCGGGTCCCTTCCCACTGCGGAAGAAACTGCAGGGGAGCAGCTGAAGCTGTAA
- the ftsH gene encoding ATP-dependent zinc metalloprotease FtsH: MDNKKTLKNIGLFIGVPILLFILIAMIYGNRPQKTYNYSDILHYFQNQQVPEFSMDMGSGEMIIKLKDKTQISYVAPNAQLLYDDIRDDIKRYDEDHPNAQMVYNLKHPAETSWLASMLPMLVTLGIMVLFWWFMMKRLNTSMGDAGKQMNFGKAKIKQMADEKRKTTFADVAGADEEKEELREIVEFLKNPKKYNELGARIPKGVLLVGPPGTGKTLLARAVAGEAGVPFFSISGSDFVEMFVGVGASRVRDLFEQAKKNSPCIIFIDEIDAVGRQRGAGLGGGHDEREQTLNQLLVEMDGFGANEGVIMIAATNRPDILDPALMRPGRFDRQVMVGYPDIKGREEILKVHARGKPIAPDVNLKTIAKSTAGFTGADLENLLNEAALLAARKSLKAITMEEIEEATIKVVVGTEKKSHVMTEKEKTLTAYHEGGHAVSTYFCPTQDPVHQISIIPRGMAGGYTMQIPTEDRSYKSRKEMQEDLVVLLGGRVAEALALDDISTGASNDIERATKLARSMVTKYGMTDALGPITYGQDQGEPFLGRDMGHIRNYSEETASVIDKEVKNLMTTAYNRTESILREHMDKLHEVAKFLYQNEKMSGEQFKEMMEAKGPEPPEEVSDGGQLSGATEE, encoded by the coding sequence TTGGATAACAAAAAAACACTTAAAAATATCGGCCTGTTTATTGGAGTGCCTATTTTGCTGTTTATTCTGATTGCCATGATTTACGGCAACAGGCCGCAAAAGACCTATAATTATTCCGATATCCTGCATTACTTCCAGAATCAGCAGGTTCCGGAGTTTTCCATGGACATGGGCAGCGGCGAAATGATCATCAAGCTGAAGGACAAGACGCAGATATCCTATGTGGCCCCGAACGCCCAGCTGCTCTACGACGATATCCGCGATGATATCAAACGGTACGACGAGGATCATCCGAATGCCCAGATGGTCTATAACCTGAAGCATCCGGCGGAAACGTCGTGGCTTGCCAGCATGCTTCCCATGCTTGTCACCCTCGGCATCATGGTCCTGTTCTGGTGGTTTATGATGAAGCGCCTGAATACCAGCATGGGCGACGCGGGCAAGCAGATGAATTTCGGCAAGGCCAAGATCAAACAGATGGCGGACGAAAAGCGCAAGACGACCTTTGCCGACGTGGCGGGCGCCGACGAGGAAAAGGAAGAGCTGCGTGAGATCGTCGAATTCCTGAAGAACCCTAAAAAATACAACGAGCTTGGCGCCCGTATTCCGAAAGGCGTGCTGCTCGTGGGCCCTCCGGGCACCGGTAAAACCCTGCTGGCGCGCGCTGTGGCCGGAGAAGCCGGCGTGCCGTTCTTCTCCATTTCCGGCTCCGACTTCGTTGAAATGTTCGTCGGTGTCGGCGCCTCCCGTGTGCGCGACCTGTTTGAACAGGCGAAAAAGAACTCTCCCTGCATCATCTTCATCGATGAAATCGATGCGGTCGGCCGCCAGCGCGGCGCCGGTCTCGGCGGCGGGCACGACGAACGGGAACAGACCCTGAACCAGCTGCTGGTGGAAATGGACGGCTTCGGTGCGAACGAAGGCGTCATCATGATCGCCGCCACCAACCGCCCCGATATCCTCGATCCCGCCCTGATGCGTCCGGGCCGTTTTGACCGTCAGGTCATGGTCGGCTATCCGGATATCAAGGGCCGCGAGGAAATCCTGAAGGTCCACGCGCGCGGCAAGCCGATCGCGCCGGACGTCAATCTGAAAACAATTGCGAAATCCACCGCCGGCTTCACCGGCGCGGATCTCGAAAACCTTCTGAACGAAGCGGCGCTCCTGGCCGCGAGAAAGAGCCTGAAGGCCATTACCATGGAGGAAATCGAGGAGGCCACCATCAAGGTGGTGGTCGGTACCGAGAAAAAGAGCCATGTGATGACGGAAAAGGAAAAGACCCTGACCGCGTATCACGAAGGCGGCCACGCGGTTTCCACCTATTTCTGCCCCACACAGGACCCCGTTCACCAGATTTCCATCATTCCCCGCGGCATGGCCGGCGGCTATACCATGCAGATTCCGACCGAGGACCGTTCCTACAAGTCCCGCAAGGAGATGCAGGAGGACCTGGTGGTGCTGCTGGGCGGGCGCGTTGCCGAGGCGCTTGCGCTTGACGATATTTCCACGGGCGCTTCCAACGACATTGAGCGCGCCACGAAGCTTGCGCGCAGCATGGTCACAAAATACGGCATGACCGACGCTCTTGGCCCGATCACCTACGGGCAGGATCAGGGCGAGCCGTTCCTTGGCCGCGATATGGGCCATATCCGGAACTATTCCGAAGAGACGGCGTCCGTGATCGACAAGGAAGTCAAAAATCTGATGACGACCGCTTACAACCGAACGGAAAGCATTTTGAGAGAACACATGGATAAGCTGCACGAAGTAGCGAAATTCCTTTACCAGAATGAAAAGATGTCCGGCGAACAGTTCAAAGAGATGATGGAAGCGAAGGGACCCGAACCTCCGGAGGAGGTTTCCGATGGGGGTCAGCTGTCCGGCGCTACAGAAGAATAA
- the rnr gene encoding ribonuclease R, whose translation MLEEIKRKIIQYMQAYPQSITSRGLLKKLGVKDNKNFYRALNQLRDEGAVEVNKKHRVRLPEERKTVKATIVSLSKGFAFARPSDGGEDLFIHADNLKKAFIGDTVLLKHVKQSAKGPSAHVDEISEKSSRVIAGTLSRGKGLCEIVPDDAIRYHIPVEKSSAKNVRDGDKVQAEIFRAPRTSLLSARIVKVYGKSSSAKICADAIIDQNGIRTKFPDEVLFEAQKIAAGTVTEQDLKGRLDLRDVSICTIDGADAKDLDDAISVSRTKTGYKLGVHIADVSHYVKEGGAIDAEALERGTSVYFADRVIPMLPKELSNGVCSLNAGEDKLTFSAIIQLDGQGEILSYQFRKSVIRSKVRGVYSEVNQLFDKTADAGLRKKYAPVIRSLNAAKELVDLLKARSIQKGTVDLDSTESKFTLNEEGVCVNVEPRQTGVSEQMIEQLMITANQAAAKLAKANALPFVYRVHEQPSPERVENLAQLVGALGLNARSLKHEGDVTTADFADIMHQAEGTPAQKVISHQLLRTMAKARYDTNPIGHFGLALADYCHFTSPIRRYPDTAIHRILSAMLETKDRAELNRRFLTFANAAASASSSAEVRAMQAERSAEDCYMAEYMTQHIGECYTGIISGVTQRGVFVELPNSVEGFVPVDSFEGARFRFDGVITQVDENTGRKLTIGQELAVRAVAADVTSGRIDFIPDTSVNVEP comes from the coding sequence ATGTTAGAGGAAATCAAGAGGAAAATTATACAATACATGCAGGCTTATCCGCAGAGCATCACTTCCCGCGGACTGCTCAAAAAACTTGGGGTAAAGGATAACAAAAACTTTTACCGCGCGTTAAATCAGCTGAGGGACGAGGGCGCCGTGGAGGTCAATAAAAAACACCGCGTCCGTCTGCCGGAGGAAAGGAAAACCGTCAAGGCGACCATCGTGTCCCTTTCCAAAGGCTTTGCTTTCGCGCGCCCGTCGGACGGCGGAGAGGACCTGTTTATTCACGCCGACAATCTGAAAAAGGCCTTTATCGGCGACACGGTTCTCCTGAAGCATGTGAAGCAGAGCGCCAAAGGGCCGAGCGCCCATGTGGACGAGATTTCGGAAAAAAGCAGCCGGGTCATTGCCGGTACGCTCAGCAGGGGCAAGGGACTGTGCGAAATTGTCCCGGACGATGCGATCCGCTACCATATTCCGGTGGAAAAGAGCTCCGCAAAGAACGTGAGGGACGGGGACAAGGTTCAGGCGGAAATATTCCGTGCGCCCCGCACCTCCCTGCTTTCCGCGCGGATCGTCAAGGTCTACGGGAAATCGAGCAGCGCAAAAATCTGTGCGGACGCCATCATCGACCAGAACGGAATCCGGACCAAATTTCCGGACGAAGTCCTTTTCGAAGCGCAAAAAATCGCCGCGGGTACGGTTACGGAACAGGATCTGAAGGGCAGGCTTGACCTGCGCGACGTTAGCATCTGCACCATTGACGGCGCGGACGCGAAGGACCTGGACGACGCTATTTCCGTCAGCCGGACAAAAACGGGCTACAAGCTCGGCGTCCATATCGCGGATGTCAGCCATTATGTAAAAGAGGGCGGCGCCATCGACGCGGAAGCGCTGGAGCGGGGGACCTCCGTTTATTTCGCCGACCGCGTCATCCCCATGCTTCCCAAGGAGCTTTCCAACGGGGTCTGCTCGCTGAACGCCGGAGAGGACAAGCTGACCTTTTCCGCCATTATCCAGCTGGACGGACAGGGGGAAATCCTTTCCTACCAGTTCCGGAAAAGCGTGATCCGTTCCAAGGTGCGCGGCGTTTATTCGGAAGTGAACCAATTGTTTGACAAGACGGCCGACGCCGGTCTGCGGAAAAAATACGCTCCGGTCATCCGCTCGCTCAACGCGGCAAAGGAGCTCGTCGATCTTTTGAAGGCGCGTTCCATTCAGAAGGGAACGGTCGATCTGGACAGCACGGAATCCAAATTCACGCTGAACGAGGAAGGGGTCTGCGTCAATGTGGAGCCCCGGCAGACGGGCGTTTCCGAGCAGATGATCGAGCAGCTGATGATTACGGCCAATCAGGCCGCCGCCAAGCTGGCCAAAGCGAATGCCCTCCCGTTTGTCTACCGCGTGCACGAGCAGCCCAGTCCGGAGCGTGTGGAGAACCTGGCGCAGCTCGTGGGGGCGCTCGGGCTGAACGCGCGCAGCCTGAAGCACGAAGGGGACGTTACCACCGCCGACTTCGCCGACATCATGCATCAGGCGGAGGGCACGCCCGCGCAGAAGGTCATTTCCCATCAGCTTCTGCGGACGATGGCAAAGGCGCGCTACGATACGAACCCGATCGGGCATTTCGGGCTTGCGCTTGCGGACTACTGCCACTTTACCTCTCCCATCCGCCGCTATCCGGATACGGCTATCCACCGCATCCTTTCCGCCATGCTGGAAACGAAGGACAGGGCAGAGCTGAACAGAAGGTTCCTGACCTTTGCGAACGCCGCCGCCTCCGCTTCCTCTTCCGCGGAAGTCCGCGCCATGCAGGCCGAGCGCAGCGCGGAGGACTGCTATATGGCGGAATATATGACGCAGCATATCGGCGAATGTTATACCGGAATCATCAGCGGGGTGACCCAGCGCGGCGTTTTTGTGGAGCTGCCGAATTCCGTCGAGGGCTTTGTGCCGGTCGACAGCTTTGAAGGTGCACGTTTCCGCTTTGACGGCGTTATCACGCAGGTCGACGAGAACACCGGCCGCAAGCTGACCATCGGGCAGGAGCTTGCCGTCCGGGCGGTCGCCGCGGATGTGACGAGCGGCAGAATCGACTTTATTCCGGATACTTCTGTAAACGTGGAACCTTAA
- the hpt gene encoding hypoxanthine phosphoribosyltransferase, translated as MRNDIQSVLFSEERLADIVQTMGKRISEDYRDKNLLMVSVLKGSVVFMADLMRAITIPCSIDFMSVSSYGSGTKTSGVVKIVKDLDINLEGYDLLVVEDILDSGLTLSYILELLQSRSPKSIKVCTLFDKPDRRTAHIKADYAGTVVPDEFIVGYGLDFDEKYRNLPFVGILKPEVYEEADRKASGDSSKE; from the coding sequence ATGAGAAATGATATTCAGTCCGTACTGTTCAGCGAGGAGCGGCTTGCTGACATTGTACAGACAATGGGCAAACGGATCAGCGAGGACTACAGGGATAAAAACCTTTTGATGGTCAGTGTACTGAAAGGCTCCGTGGTTTTTATGGCTGATCTGATGCGCGCAATCACCATTCCCTGCAGCATTGATTTTATGTCCGTTTCCAGCTATGGTTCCGGAACAAAGACTTCCGGCGTGGTGAAAATCGTTAAGGACCTGGACATTAACTTGGAAGGTTACGATCTTTTGGTCGTTGAAGATATTCTTGACAGCGGGCTGACCTTAAGCTACATACTCGAGTTGCTTCAGTCCCGCTCCCCGAAGAGCATTAAGGTCTGCACTCTGTTTGATAAACCGGACAGACGGACTGCCCACATAAAAGCTGATTACGCCGGAACGGTCGTTCCGGATGAATTCATAGTCGGCTACGGCCTTGACTTTGATGAAAAATACAGGAACCTTCCGTTTGTGGGAATTCTGAAACCGGAGGTTTACGAGGAAGCTGACCGAAAGGCGTCAGGCGACTCAAGTAAGGAGTGA
- the secG gene encoding preprotein translocase subunit SecG, with product MSAVEVIFGIILLIFSVAITIVVLLQEGHQQELGAITGGADTFLSKNKARSVDSFLARWTKVIAIGFFVLVIGINAYMYFLK from the coding sequence ATGTCAGCTGTCGAGGTTATATTCGGGATTATATTATTAATATTTTCAGTTGCTATAACGATTGTCGTCCTTCTTCAGGAAGGGCATCAGCAGGAACTCGGGGCGATTACAGGCGGTGCCGATACTTTTCTTTCAAAGAATAAGGCCCGTTCGGTAGATTCGTTTCTTGCCCGGTGGACAAAAGTGATTGCAATTGGATTCTTTGTACTGGTGATCGGTATCAACGCGTACATGTACTTTTTGAAGTAA
- a CDS encoding pro-sigmaK processing inhibitor BofA family protein yields MPDLILMLSMCGVFALLVVIQVIVKAKKPVQRAAGGVIMGLCALAAVNLTGFFTGVSLPLSPLTIGVSGAAGLPGVTLLLLLNLIIK; encoded by the coding sequence TTGCCCGATCTGATTCTTATGCTTTCCATGTGCGGGGTATTTGCGCTTCTCGTGGTGATTCAGGTGATCGTCAAGGCAAAAAAGCCCGTGCAGCGTGCGGCGGGCGGTGTCATTATGGGTCTTTGCGCGCTTGCTGCGGTGAATCTGACCGGATTTTTTACCGGAGTCAGCCTGCCGCTCAGTCCGCTTACCATAGGGGTTTCCGGCGCCGCCGGTCTTCCGGGGGTGACCCTGCTGCTGCTTTTGAATCTGATTATAAAATGA